CTATTAATTGACGGGGTTTTTGATCAACGCAACGACACCCTGAAAAGTGTTTTTAACATGGGCTTGGAGCAACTGGCATTACAGGGTGTGGCTCTGTCCAAAAGTCCCGACCTGCCATTAAAGCTGGAAAAAGGCTTGGCCAATATTGCCGCTAATTTCTCTATCAACGGCGACAATCTTAGCGGTTCTGTTGAAGGTTTAGTCAACCAAGCTAAGCTGCTGGTCAGCGATGCTGCCGGCGATAATGAAACTGCCAAAATCCTCGCTCAAGCACTGGAAGGCGTTTCTAAATTAGTCATGGACCTTAACGTTAACGGCACCGTCGACGATCCCATTGTTAAACTCAAGTCTAACTTGGATAGCATTTTGGGCGATGTCCTCGGTGCCAAACTCAAATCAGAATTAGCTGAGGTAAAAACCAAGGTCCAACAACAAATTCAGGCTGACTACGGTGATGACATCGCCTCGCTCAAAGAAAAGCAAAATATCCTGGGCGAATACCAGCAATTATTGGGCGACAGAGAAGCTGCCTTTCAGGCACTGTTGAAACAGCTTTTATAATATCGACCAGACCTGCGCTACCGGGGAGAACTCTGATAGCGCAGGAAGACACCCACCAGCCTCCCCGAGCTCGTCACAGTCACCACCTTCGTCAGCCCACACCACTGTCGTCGGCCAACAGCAGCGGCCGTCACGCCACACCACCCGTCGTCATCCCGGACGCGCATAGCGATCCGGGATCCAGCTCCCCAAACCTCAAGCCAACAACGCAGTTAATTCAAAGCGCGGCGGGCATGGATACCGGCTCAAGACCGGTATGACGATGGTAATTGCGCTAAAGATAAAGCCCAAACCACCTTCATCATCCCACACCATCTTCGCCATCCCACATCGCCCGCGTCGGCCAACAGCAGCGGCCGTCACCCCACATCCCCCCTCGTCATCCCGGACGCGCATAGCGATCCGGGATCCAGCTCCCCAAGCATCACGGCAACAACGAGGTTAATTTCACTCACAAAGGGTATGGATACCGGCTCAAGGCCGGTATGACGATGGGAATTGCGCTAAAGATAAAGCCCAAACCACCTTCATCATCTCTCACCGCCTGCGTCAGCCCACGCCTTCACATCCCACACCGCCTGTATCAGCCCACGCCAGCTTCACCACCCCCCACCGCCTTCGTCGGCCAACAGCAGCGGCCGTCACTCCACATCACCCGTCGTCATCCCGGACGCGAATAGCGATCCGGGATCCAGCTCCCCAAACCTCAAGCCAACAATGGAGTTGATTCCAACCACTGTGGGCATGGATACCGGCTCAAGGCCGGTATGACGATGGGAATTGCGCTAAAGATTAAAGATAAAGCCCAAACCATCTTCGCCATCCCACATCGCCCGCGTCGGCCCACGCCAGCTTCACCATCCCCCACCGCCTTCGTCGGCCAACAGCAGCGGCCGTCACTCCACACCACCCGTCGTCATCCCGGACGCGGATCCAGCTCCCCAAACCTCAAGCCAACAACGCAGTTAATTCAAAGCGCGGCGGGTATGGATACCGGCTCAAGGCCGGTATGACGATGGTAATTGCGCTAAAGATAAAGCCCAAACCATCTTCATCATCTCTCACCGCCTGCGTCAGCCCACGCCTTCACATCCCACACCGCCTGTATCAGCCCACGCCAGCTTCACCATCCCATACCGCCTGCGTCGGCCAACAGCAGCGGCCGTCACCCCACATCCCCCCTCGTCATCCCGGACGCGCATAGCGATCCGGGATCCAGCTCCCCAAGCATCACGGCAACAACGAGGTTAATTTCACTCACAAAGGGTATGGATACCGGCTCAAGGCCGGTATGACAATGGGAGTTGCACTAAAGATATGGCCACTGGGTTAAAGATCAAACTCACCGCAGGCTTATCCAACTTGCATAAAAAAACCCCTTATAGCTACGGCAATAAGGGGTCAAGCATCGATCAATAAAACCTGGGTGTAACGTTGTTTACGTTTGAGTTTTAAGCGTGGGACAGCTGCTCGTCAGAAGACTCGTTTTCAAACCAGTCTGGCCAGCCGGCGTCTAGATTTTGTTGGCGCGCCATTTCACGCTCTTCCGCACTCGCGTAGTTTAAATCCCAATCTTTCAACGCTGGCTGAATAACAAACTTGTACCAAACGGGTGGAATCAGCGCCGACAAGAAGCAGACAAACACACTTGGCAGTTCCACAGAAGACGTATCTGGCTTCAAGCGATAGTAAGGAATATACGCATCCAAGTGATGGTCCGCATGGTTGGTAATTTCAAACGCAGTTACTCGGCTCAGCGGCTGCAAATGATTCCATACGTGACGACGACCTACTGGTTTGCCGGTAACCCGAACTTGTCCGTAGTGTTGGAAATAGTTGAAGGTCTCAACCCAGATACGTGCCAGTGATGCACCCGCCACACCGCAGATAACAGCTGTTACGCCACCCAGAATAAAAAGTGCTACCAAAAACACGGCCAAGGCAACAACCGCTTTCCAAACCCGGTGATGAATACCCCAGCGGGCATAACCACGTTTTTCAAGGGCATCGCTTTCCAGGTTCCAAGCCGTTTTCGTGCTGTGAATCACCGCAGCTGGCGCAAAAGAGTAAAGCGATGTACCGCGCTTAGCCGTATCACTGTCTTGCTCTGTACCCACATCAAGGTGGTGGCCGACCATGTGGGCAATATTCCGTGAAGAATCCAAGTAAATAACTTGCGAATATATGCCGATAAACTGCTGTAGCACACCTTGCTTATGGTAGAGCTCGTGGGTAGTAGGTACACCCACAATGACACCCAGCCAAGACACTGAGAGAGTTGCGCCAATCATTTCAGCAAGGCTCATACCACCTTGACCAATGTTGTAGGCCAATACCAAGTAGAGCCCAACAGCAAAGATCGCACCCAACCAAACCGGGATCTCGGCCAATTTGCGATTACGAATACTGCGCGGTTTTATATCCCGTGGCAGCAGCGAATCCACCACCGCAAAAATCACCAACGTAGAAACACCAAACCAGCAGTAAATACCGCCCGCAAAAATGCTTATCGCAGTCAGCACCTGTATTAGGGGAGAAAAATAGTAGCGTAGATAATCGAACATGACTGATGTCACCTCCATCAATGTTTATTATGTATCGGCGGCAAAAAGCATCTTCCGCCTGTCCGTCTTTCGGAGTTGATATGTATTATCCGCCCGGCAAAGAAAAGAAACAGGTCATTTTTTGCCAAATAGGAGTCATATCTTGCCATTCGGAGGTCATTTGTTGACAATAACCCCATTAAAGCCCGCTGCATCGTTTTATTTATGTCGCAACGACCAATTTTATCTTCTCAGCCAAGCTCGCCAGCCCAGGCTGGCTTTATCCAGCAATGGCGACTAATTAGTTAGCCTTAGAACAAAGAGTAGCATTTTAATGGATCATGTCGATATAAATCTCACTACTCCATCGATCCCCACAACCTACTCTCGGCTCGCCGCCCGGACACTCAACTTAAATGAAAAAAATTTAGGGCGAATGCTGTTTGGTGCCGGAATTACCAGCAAGGCATTACTCCGTGACGACACCTTGCTCACAGGTCGACAGCAAATCCAAATTCTTAATAATGCTTTAGAGATTGCCGGTGACGATGCCTTTGGTTTGTACTTCGGGCAAAAAATCACCCCATCTACTCACGGGCCACTGGGTTTTTTGGTCAATAGCAGTCCCACGCTGATTGATGCGCTAGAAGCCTTTAAGGATTATTTACCCGTACGAATGAACCTCACCCAGTTTACGATTAACCGCACCGATCGATGGCTGGAGTGTCATCTGCTGGTCAGTGCTGGCTTCACCGATAAAGTTCACCGTTTGCAAATGGAGGCATTAAGTTTAGGGATATTTGCTATTGCCGAATCGATACTGGGCAGACCTTTAACAGAGGGTCAGCTCAAGCTGAGCTATCCTGCACCCGGCTATCAGCAACTTTATAATAAATTTTACCCCGGCACAGTTGAGTTTGCGGCTCACGAAAATGTGTTGCGTATTCCAGCCAGATTAGGCAGTACGGTTAATGTCTCCGCAGACCATCACAATTATGAACACGCGCTGCAACAATGTAGAGAACTGTTAAAACATTTTAAAGAAGATCAGCACACCACGCTGACCCAGGTACGACGATTACTACTATCAGACCCCAATCACCAAATGTTAGAACAAGATGTTGCTGCCGCCTTGTTCGTCAGTAAGCGAACCCTTGCTAGACGGCTCAACGATGAAGCCACCAGTTTTAGAGTAATCAGAGATGAGGTGCTGACCTCCCTCGCAAAAAGCTATTTATTAAACACCCAGCTTTCTGTCGACGCTATTGCCAGTCTTTTAAATTACCACGACAGCTCAAACTTTAGACGGGCTTTTAAACGCTGGCTCGGCACGACACCCGAACAATTTCGAAAGCGCCAACATTCAATCTCACATACAATTTCCTAATCTCGCTCGCCAATAAAATACCGTTTAAATAAACTTTACTGGCGAGATATAAGGCAGTTGTTTATATTTCGCATACAAACAACATTGCCACCAAAATAATAATGGAGCTTG
The DNA window shown above is from Spongiibacter sp. IMCC21906 and carries:
- a CDS encoding alkane 1-monooxygenase, which produces MFDYLRYYFSPLIQVLTAISIFAGGIYCWFGVSTLVIFAVVDSLLPRDIKPRSIRNRKLAEIPVWLGAIFAVGLYLVLAYNIGQGGMSLAEMIGATLSVSWLGVIVGVPTTHELYHKQGVLQQFIGIYSQVIYLDSSRNIAHMVGHHLDVGTEQDSDTAKRGTSLYSFAPAAVIHSTKTAWNLESDALEKRGYARWGIHHRVWKAVVALAVFLVALFILGGVTAVICGVAGASLARIWVETFNYFQHYGQVRVTGKPVGRRHVWNHLQPLSRVTAFEITNHADHHLDAYIPYYRLKPDTSSVELPSVFVCFLSALIPPVWYKFVIQPALKDWDLNYASAEEREMARQQNLDAGWPDWFENESSDEQLSHA
- a CDS encoding AraC family transcriptional regulator yields the protein MDHVDINLTTPSIPTTYSRLAARTLNLNEKNLGRMLFGAGITSKALLRDDTLLTGRQQIQILNNALEIAGDDAFGLYFGQKITPSTHGPLGFLVNSSPTLIDALEAFKDYLPVRMNLTQFTINRTDRWLECHLLVSAGFTDKVHRLQMEALSLGIFAIAESILGRPLTEGQLKLSYPAPGYQQLYNKFYPGTVEFAAHENVLRIPARLGSTVNVSADHHNYEHALQQCRELLKHFKEDQHTTLTQVRRLLLSDPNHQMLEQDVAAALFVSKRTLARRLNDEATSFRVIRDEVLTSLAKSYLLNTQLSVDAIASLLNYHDSSNFRRAFKRWLGTTPEQFRKRQHSISHTIS